The genomic segment TGCTCGTGCTGAGGGAGCTCGAAGGCTGCTCGTATAAGGAGATCGCGGAAGTCACGGGAATACCGATCGGTACGGTGATGTCGAGCCTCTCGCGGGCCCGGCGCCGGCTCGAGCAGGCCCTGGGCGCCGGGGAAGGGAAGGGAGCCCCATGAGCTGTGGCCAGGCAGAGTGGCTGCACGGCTACTTTGACGGCGAGCTCGACGCGGCGCGGGCCGCGGACTTCGAGGCCCATCTCGAGGGCTGCGCCGACTGCACCCAAGCTTTGGCCGTCCAAACGGCCCTGCGCACCGCGCTCGGCGCCGCTGATCTCTACGCGAGGGCACCCGCCTCGCTTAGGTCGAGCGTCGGGGCCCGGCTTTCAACCCCCCGCGCCGCCTTCGTTTCCCGGGCACCCTCCTGGCGGGGTTTGGCCGCCGCCGCATCGCTGGTGCTCGTCCTCGTCGGCGCCTGGCGAACCATGGTTTGGCGGGCGGACGTCGCCGAACGAGAGGTCGGCAGGCAGGTTCTCGACGCGCATCTGCGCTCGCTCCAGCTGAACCACCTGACCGACGTCGCCTCGACGGACCAGCACACGGTCAAGCCCTGGTTCGTGGGGAAGCTGGACTTCGCCCCGACCGTGGTGGACCTGTCCGCGGAGGGATTCCCCCTCGTCGGCGGACGGCTGGATGTGGTGGGCGGACGTTCCGTCGCGGCTCTGGTCTACAACCGACGGAAGCACGTCATCAACGTGTTCGTCTGGCCGTCGGAGGAGTCCGACGGGGCCCCGCGCACGGGCGAGGAGCGGGGCTATACCTGGACCTACTGGACGCGGGGCGGAATGACGCTTTGCCT from the Vicinamibacteria bacterium genome contains:
- a CDS encoding anti-sigma factor — its product is MSCGQAEWLHGYFDGELDAARAADFEAHLEGCADCTQALAVQTALRTALGAADLYARAPASLRSSVGARLSTPRAAFVSRAPSWRGLAAAASLVLVLVGAWRTMVWRADVAEREVGRQVLDAHLRSLQLNHLTDVASTDQHTVKPWFVGKLDFAPTVVDLSAEGFPLVGGRLDVVGGRSVAALVYNRRKHVINVFVWPSEESDGAPRTGEERGYTWTYWTRGGMTLCLVSDVAASDLAELARLLTRS